In one Vulgatibacter incomptus genomic region, the following are encoded:
- a CDS encoding SpvB/TcaC N-terminal domain-containing protein has translation MGEKFAANPVTGTGSMTVPIPTSRGRSGFGPQLELTYDSGAGNGPFGFGWSLSLPSITRKTDKRLPQYDDAAESDVYVLSGAEDLVPALEADGTRTEDGVSAPGFTIHRYCPRVEGLFARIERWANQDTGEIHWRSISRDNITTLYGLENDSRISDPSEPDPTHPTRVFSWLICASYDDKGNAIVYEYAAENDAGVDRALANERNRVGTANRYLKRVRYGNRVSRLVQPDLSRVPWLFEVVFDYDEGHYEELPLAQTQPADAQHQLVNASWKTDGVWSVRPDPFSSYRAGFEVRSHRRCRRALMFHRFPELNQDRLAELGDEPCLVRSIEFEYNDLDYSSSPAIDAELGHQGSTRFASFIQSIEQSGYVRDGRAVVERGGVKYISYLKRSLPPLEFEYSKAKIQDEIRDLDADSLEDLPIGVDGSTYQWVDLDGEGVSGILTAQAGAWFYKPNLGEGRFGAPQVVRTNPSLFAMAGGGTQFLDLSGDGQLDVVSFGGPTPGFYERTQDANWTTFRPFRSLPNLRWDDPDLRFVDLDGDGHADILITEDDVFTWYPSLAGDGFGPARKVHPPHDEERGPRLVLSDQTQSIFLADLSGDGLTDLVRIRNGEVCYWPNLGYGRFGAKVTMDDAPSFDNPDQFDQRRVRLADVDGSGATDIIYLHRDGARIYFNLSGNGWSKARHLPTFPRISNLSTISTADLLGNGTACLVWSSPLPGDRRRPLRYIDLMGGQKPHLLVRSTNNLGAEMIVEYASSTTFYLADKAAGQPWITRLPFPVHVVERVATFDGISGNRFVTSYVYHHGYFDGVEREFRGFGMVEQKDTEEFAAFAEGVQLGATNVDVASHVPPVLTKTWFHTGIYVGRDRVSDFFAGLLDDDDFGEYYREPGLNDDQARERLLPGTVLPDGLTIEEEREACRALKGMMLRQEVYALDADENSPAEVKVRAATPYTVVEQDFTVAPVQRRRGNRHAVFFTHPREVLTYHYERNSVDPRVNHALTLEVDAFGNVLKSLAIAYGRRTPSADPALTAEDKAKQSGRLITYTESAYTQNEVPDTVLAAGHHRAPVPAESCTYELTGFAPETGDRFSFEEWTRGGFALLASAAEIAFELEANVTRKQKRLIKHERTLYRKDDLSALSPLGKVEAKALAGEAYKLALTPSLVAHVFTRRQPGQPDEALLPTPSALLEGKGIDQGGYVAWDGGWWIPSGRVFFDPGANTTTRSVTAAAELSTARQHFFVPRKVADAFGQMASIDHDPYDLLVTRTTDAVGNSVSAAYDYRVLQPREITDPNRNRTASAFDALGMVVATAVMGKAGQSLGDRLEGSAADPTLAQLRAFIADPRAEAALLLGEATTRIVYDLDRYWRAGQPPFASTLARETHFEPARDGLTRIQLSFSFSDGFGRELQKKVQAEAGNAPRRGALVKLPSGEVRPGELVRDAQGSVEEGSTALRWVGTGRTVFNNKGKPVKQYEPFFSATHLYEREPEVAETGVSPVLFYDPVERVVATLHPNHSYEKVVFDPWQQTTFDVNDTVASSGSQTGDPRTDPDIGDYVRAYFETQPAGWQTWHAQRIGGAMGAAERDAALKAEAHADTPTTAHLDVLGRVFLTLAHNKVVCPGHALDGTVDRFAIRVDLDIEGNERAVRDAVKKAVDPQGNPIVDERGRAVMRYAYDLLGNRVHQASMEGGERWTLSDATGQPIRGWDSRGFVRRVTYDELRRPTGLFVKESGPERLAERTVYGEGQGDAANHRGRVFRQSDAAGVVTCVAYDFKGNLLEQRRELLPAYKVAVDWLQNPAATDGAFTSRKTFDALNRPLTATSPDQSVYRPTFNEANLLDKVDVHLRGATAGTAIVTNIDYNAKGQRERIEYGNGAATAYEYDPFTFRLARLRTTRPASPDATASQLFHDHSVVQDLRYSYDPVGNLTRIEDAALKTLIHSGQSVEPVSAFTYDAVYRLIEAQGREHIGQNAFDFSPPNGDFRDHPFAGNRAHPNDLQALRNYTERYEYDPVGNFEALVHRFSGGGWTRSYGYEEDSLLEAGKQSNRLTRTTVGNGVSQVEPYTHDDHGNMTSMPHLAAMVWGFKDELQQVDLGGGGKAYYVYDGTGQRLRKVIESQNGARQKERLYLDGFEIYREYTGSGVSLERESLHIADDQQRIALVETQTVQIGSPVSVPAAMLRYQLGNHLGSSAVELDGNGALIAYEEYHPYGTTSFQAGRSAVEVSLKRYRFTGKERDEETGLSYFGARYYVPWFARWAACDPKGFVDGTNLYVYVRNNPLNRRDLTGAQSQPEPETTQRDPAAKDTSSKDAFRAKLTGYMDKRQAEFKKGLQHHRDSAARKGQKFKDEDDTYYKAIQEWKSLRQELESAFEAAENVPAEDLLTLANVIVNEAGTKNHEAKLAIAYAWMNRVEQFGGSLEPNPREVSHYRKLSERWAQYEKDPSSAKTFLIQFTQSLRAATSRLSDQNPKANDPTRDSHGNGATHWVSPVKGPRGLPEYTGQEDRYSRDYGKYKNMAFPLWSKPAPGDRASVLPGPEEIVARGVPGEDFLFYSGVRSRRRKD, from the coding sequence ATGGGTGAGAAATTCGCGGCCAACCCGGTCACGGGCACTGGCTCGATGACGGTTCCGATCCCGACGAGCCGTGGTCGATCAGGGTTCGGCCCACAGCTCGAACTGACCTACGATTCTGGAGCTGGCAATGGCCCCTTTGGTTTCGGTTGGTCGCTGTCGCTCCCATCCATTACCCGCAAGACCGACAAGAGGCTACCTCAGTATGACGACGCCGCTGAGTCGGACGTCTACGTCCTCTCTGGCGCCGAAGACCTGGTGCCCGCCCTCGAGGCGGATGGAACCAGGACCGAGGACGGAGTAAGCGCCCCGGGCTTTACGATTCATCGCTACTGCCCGCGCGTCGAGGGACTCTTTGCCCGCATCGAGCGATGGGCGAATCAGGATACGGGAGAGATTCACTGGCGCTCGATCTCGCGCGACAACATCACGACCCTCTATGGCCTCGAGAACGACTCTCGCATCTCCGATCCATCGGAGCCCGATCCGACTCATCCGACGCGAGTTTTCAGCTGGCTCATCTGTGCGAGCTACGATGACAAGGGCAACGCGATCGTCTATGAGTACGCGGCCGAAAACGATGCCGGGGTCGATCGAGCACTGGCCAACGAGCGCAATCGCGTCGGTACGGCAAATCGCTACTTGAAGCGGGTCAGGTACGGGAACCGGGTGTCACGCCTCGTTCAGCCGGATCTCTCACGCGTTCCCTGGCTCTTCGAGGTGGTGTTTGACTACGATGAAGGCCATTACGAAGAGCTTCCGCTCGCCCAGACGCAGCCTGCCGATGCGCAACACCAGCTCGTCAATGCCTCATGGAAGACAGACGGCGTTTGGTCGGTGCGGCCGGACCCGTTCTCGTCGTACCGAGCGGGCTTCGAGGTCCGTTCGCACCGGCGATGCCGGCGAGCCCTCATGTTCCATCGATTTCCCGAGCTAAATCAGGATCGGCTCGCGGAGCTTGGTGACGAGCCTTGCCTGGTTCGCTCCATTGAGTTCGAGTACAACGATCTGGACTACTCGAGTTCTCCGGCGATCGATGCTGAGCTCGGCCACCAGGGGAGCACGCGGTTCGCCTCGTTCATTCAGTCCATCGAGCAGTCGGGGTATGTGCGCGATGGGCGGGCGGTCGTCGAACGCGGGGGTGTCAAGTACATCAGCTACTTGAAGAGGTCGCTGCCGCCGCTCGAGTTCGAGTATAGCAAGGCAAAGATTCAAGATGAGATTCGGGACCTCGACGCCGATTCCTTGGAGGATTTGCCTATTGGTGTCGACGGCTCCACCTACCAGTGGGTCGACCTCGATGGAGAGGGCGTCTCGGGGATCCTGACGGCACAGGCGGGGGCGTGGTTCTACAAGCCCAATCTTGGTGAAGGTCGCTTCGGTGCGCCTCAGGTCGTTCGCACGAATCCGTCGCTGTTCGCGATGGCGGGTGGCGGCACCCAGTTTCTCGACCTTTCGGGTGATGGCCAGCTCGATGTGGTGTCATTCGGAGGCCCAACGCCGGGCTTCTATGAGCGGACCCAGGACGCGAACTGGACGACGTTTCGCCCGTTTCGATCCCTGCCGAACCTTCGTTGGGACGACCCCGACTTGCGCTTCGTCGATCTCGATGGAGACGGCCACGCGGACATCCTGATCACCGAGGACGACGTCTTCACGTGGTATCCTTCCCTCGCTGGGGACGGATTCGGTCCAGCGCGCAAGGTCCATCCGCCGCACGACGAGGAGCGCGGGCCGCGCTTGGTGCTCTCTGACCAGACGCAATCGATCTTTCTCGCCGATCTCAGCGGCGATGGTCTCACCGACTTGGTGCGGATTCGAAACGGTGAGGTCTGCTATTGGCCGAATCTCGGATATGGGCGTTTCGGCGCAAAAGTGACCATGGACGATGCGCCATCGTTCGACAACCCGGACCAGTTCGATCAGCGGCGAGTTCGGCTCGCGGACGTCGATGGATCGGGAGCGACCGACATCATCTACCTGCATCGCGACGGCGCACGCATCTATTTCAACCTGTCGGGCAATGGCTGGAGCAAGGCTAGGCATCTTCCAACCTTCCCGCGCATCAGCAATCTCTCGACGATATCGACTGCCGATCTGCTCGGAAACGGAACGGCGTGCTTGGTCTGGTCCTCGCCGCTACCCGGCGACAGGCGACGTCCGCTCCGATACATCGACCTCATGGGTGGGCAGAAGCCGCATCTGCTGGTGCGCTCGACCAACAACCTCGGCGCAGAAATGATCGTCGAGTACGCGTCCTCCACGACGTTCTACTTGGCGGACAAGGCTGCGGGCCAGCCGTGGATCACACGGCTGCCGTTTCCGGTGCACGTCGTCGAGCGAGTGGCGACCTTCGATGGAATCAGCGGCAATCGGTTCGTAACCTCGTACGTGTACCACCACGGATACTTCGACGGCGTGGAACGGGAGTTCCGTGGCTTCGGGATGGTCGAGCAGAAGGACACCGAGGAGTTCGCGGCCTTCGCCGAGGGCGTGCAGCTCGGAGCGACCAACGTCGACGTGGCTTCGCACGTCCCGCCGGTGTTGACGAAGACCTGGTTTCACACGGGTATCTACGTGGGGCGGGATCGCGTCTCCGACTTCTTTGCTGGTCTCCTCGACGACGACGACTTCGGCGAATACTACCGTGAGCCGGGGCTAAACGATGATCAGGCGCGAGAGCGGCTGCTTCCGGGCACGGTCCTGCCGGATGGGCTGACGATCGAGGAGGAGCGTGAGGCGTGCCGGGCGCTCAAGGGCATGATGCTCCGTCAGGAGGTGTACGCCCTCGACGCCGATGAGAACTCCCCAGCCGAGGTGAAGGTGCGGGCGGCGACGCCCTATACGGTCGTCGAGCAGGATTTTACGGTCGCACCTGTCCAGCGAAGGCGGGGCAATCGCCACGCGGTCTTCTTCACTCATCCCCGTGAGGTCCTCACCTATCACTACGAGCGCAATTCCGTTGACCCTCGTGTCAACCACGCGCTCACGCTTGAGGTCGATGCCTTCGGCAATGTCCTCAAGTCTCTCGCCATCGCCTATGGCCGGCGCACGCCGTCCGCGGACCCGGCACTCACGGCCGAGGACAAGGCCAAGCAGTCTGGGCGGCTCATCACCTACACCGAGAGCGCCTACACGCAGAACGAGGTCCCCGATACGGTTCTGGCGGCCGGGCATCACCGCGCGCCTGTCCCAGCCGAGTCCTGTACCTACGAACTGACGGGCTTCGCGCCGGAGACGGGGGACCGGTTCAGCTTCGAGGAGTGGACTCGGGGTGGCTTCGCGCTGCTCGCGTCTGCAGCGGAGATCGCCTTCGAGCTCGAGGCCAACGTCACCCGGAAGCAGAAGCGGCTCATCAAGCACGAGCGGACGCTCTACCGGAAAGACGACCTTAGCGCTCTGTCGCCACTCGGCAAGGTCGAGGCGAAGGCCTTGGCGGGCGAGGCGTACAAGCTGGCGTTGACGCCTTCACTCGTGGCTCACGTCTTCACCAGAAGGCAGCCCGGCCAGCCCGACGAGGCGCTGCTACCGACCCCGAGCGCGCTGCTCGAAGGAAAAGGAATCGATCAAGGTGGGTACGTCGCGTGGGACGGCGGCTGGTGGATCCCGTCCGGTCGGGTCTTCTTCGACCCGGGAGCGAACACGACCACCCGTTCGGTCACCGCGGCCGCCGAGCTGAGCACGGCGCGTCAGCACTTCTTCGTCCCGCGGAAAGTCGCGGACGCCTTCGGCCAGATGGCGTCGATCGACCACGACCCCTACGACCTGCTCGTCACTCGGACCACCGACGCGGTTGGAAACTCTGTTTCGGCCGCGTACGATTACCGCGTGCTGCAGCCTCGAGAGATTACGGATCCCAACCGCAACCGCACGGCGTCTGCGTTCGATGCGCTGGGGATGGTGGTCGCGACTGCGGTGATGGGCAAGGCCGGGCAGTCGCTGGGCGACCGGCTCGAGGGCTCCGCCGCGGATCCTACGCTGGCCCAGCTCCGCGCGTTCATCGCCGATCCTCGAGCAGAGGCCGCCTTGCTCCTGGGCGAGGCCACCACCCGCATCGTCTACGATCTTGATCGCTACTGGCGGGCCGGGCAGCCTCCCTTCGCCAGCACGCTCGCGCGCGAGACCCACTTCGAGCCGGCGCGCGACGGGCTCACAAGGATCCAGCTCAGCTTCTCCTTCTCGGACGGGTTCGGCCGTGAGCTCCAGAAGAAGGTCCAGGCCGAGGCCGGCAACGCGCCCAGGCGTGGGGCGCTTGTGAAGTTGCCGAGCGGCGAGGTTCGCCCGGGCGAGCTCGTTCGCGACGCGCAAGGCAGCGTCGAGGAAGGGAGCACTGCCCTGCGCTGGGTGGGCACGGGGCGCACGGTCTTCAACAACAAGGGCAAGCCGGTCAAGCAGTACGAGCCGTTTTTCAGCGCGACCCACCTCTACGAGCGCGAGCCGGAGGTCGCTGAGACCGGGGTCAGCCCCGTGCTCTTCTACGATCCGGTCGAGCGCGTCGTCGCCACGCTGCATCCCAACCACTCCTACGAGAAGGTCGTCTTCGACCCTTGGCAGCAGACGACCTTCGACGTGAACGACACGGTTGCATCGAGCGGCAGCCAGACCGGCGATCCGCGCACCGACCCTGACATCGGGGACTACGTGCGGGCGTACTTCGAGACCCAGCCGGCGGGTTGGCAGACGTGGCACGCGCAGCGGATCGGCGGCGCGATGGGCGCGGCCGAGCGGGATGCGGCTTTGAAGGCGGAGGCGCATGCAGACACGCCGACCACGGCTCACCTCGACGTTCTCGGCCGTGTCTTCCTCACCCTCGCGCACAATAAAGTCGTCTGCCCCGGCCACGCGCTCGACGGCACGGTCGACCGCTTCGCGATCCGGGTCGACCTGGACATTGAGGGCAACGAGCGGGCCGTGCGCGACGCCGTCAAGAAGGCGGTCGACCCGCAGGGCAACCCGATAGTCGACGAGCGCGGGCGCGCCGTGATGCGCTACGCCTACGACCTCCTCGGCAACCGGGTCCACCAAGCGAGCATGGAGGGTGGCGAGCGCTGGACGCTGAGCGACGCGACTGGGCAGCCCATCCGCGGGTGGGACAGCCGGGGTTTCGTGCGTCGCGTGACCTACGACGAGCTTCGCCGCCCCACGGGGCTCTTCGTGAAGGAGAGCGGGCCTGAGCGGCTCGCGGAGCGCACGGTCTACGGCGAAGGGCAGGGCGACGCCGCCAACCACCGGGGGCGGGTCTTCCGGCAGTCCGACGCCGCAGGCGTGGTCACCTGCGTCGCGTACGACTTCAAGGGGAACCTGCTCGAGCAGCGGCGAGAGCTGCTTCCCGCATACAAGGTCGCGGTCGATTGGCTGCAGAACCCCGCGGCGACCGATGGCGCCTTCACGAGCCGCAAGACCTTCGATGCGCTGAACCGCCCGCTTACCGCCACCTCACCCGACCAGAGCGTATATCGTCCCACCTTCAACGAGGCAAACCTCCTCGACAAGGTGGACGTGCACCTCCGCGGTGCCACCGCGGGAACGGCCATTGTCACGAACATCGACTACAACGCGAAGGGACAGCGCGAGCGGATCGAGTACGGAAACGGTGCGGCCACTGCCTACGAGTACGACCCGTTCACCTTTCGCCTCGCGCGCCTGCGGACGACCCGCCCCGCAAGTCCCGATGCCACCGCGTCGCAGCTCTTCCACGACCATTCTGTGGTGCAGGACCTGCGCTACTCCTACGATCCGGTGGGCAACCTCACACGGATCGAGGACGCCGCGCTCAAGACCCTGATCCACAGCGGTCAAAGCGTCGAGCCTGTCAGCGCGTTCACCTACGACGCCGTCTACCGCCTCATCGAGGCCCAGGGACGCGAGCACATCGGACAGAACGCGTTCGACTTCAGCCCGCCCAACGGCGACTTCCGTGACCATCCCTTCGCCGGCAATCGAGCGCATCCCAACGACCTGCAAGCGCTCCGCAACTACACCGAGCGCTACGAGTACGATCCCGTCGGCAACTTCGAGGCGCTCGTCCACCGGTTCAGCGGCGGCGGGTGGACCCGCAGCTACGGGTACGAGGAGGACAGCCTGCTCGAGGCGGGCAAGCAGAGCAACCGGTTGACGAGGACCACCGTCGGCAACGGAGTCAGCCAGGTCGAGCCCTACACACACGACGACCACGGCAACATGACCTCGATGCCTCACCTCGCTGCCATGGTCTGGGGTTTCAAGGATGAGCTGCAGCAGGTCGACCTGGGAGGCGGCGGCAAGGCGTATTACGTCTACGACGGCACTGGGCAGCGGTTGCGGAAGGTCATTGAGTCGCAGAACGGCGCCAGGCAGAAGGAGCGGCTGTACCTCGACGGCTTCGAGATCTACCGTGAGTACACCGGCAGCGGCGTCAGCCTCGAGCGCGAGTCGCTGCATATCGCGGATGACCAGCAGCGAATCGCGCTCGTCGAGACCCAGACTGTCCAGATCGGAAGTCCGGTCAGCGTCCCTGCTGCCATGCTGCGGTACCAGCTTGGGAACCACCTCGGCTCATCAGCGGTCGAGCTCGACGGCAACGGAGCGTTGATCGCCTACGAAGAGTACCACCCTTACGGAACGACGTCCTTCCAGGCTGGCCGAAGCGCTGTCGAGGTGAGCCTCAAGCGGTACCGATTTACGGGAAAGGAGCGGGACGAGGAGACGGGGCTTTCCTACTTTGGAGCGCGGTACTACGTGCCGTGGTTCGCCAGATGGGCGGCTTGCGACCCGAAGGGGTTTGTAGACGGCACCAACCTGTACGTGTACGTGAGAAATAATCCCCTTAACCGCCGCGATCTGACGGGAGCACAAAGCCAACCTGAACCTGAAACAACCCAGCGCGACCCCGCAGCCAAAGATACGTCGAGCAAGGACGCGTTCCGCGCAAAGCTCACCGGGTATATGGATAAGCGGCAGGCGGAATTCAAAAAGGGCCTTCAACACCACCGAGACTCCGCCGCACGCAAGGGCCAAAAATTTAAGGATGAGGACGATACCTACTATAAGGCGATCCAGGAATGGAAGTCATTGCGACAAGAGTTGGAGTCTGCGTTCGAGGCCGCCGAAAATGTGCCGGCTGAAGATCTGCTGACATTGGCCAATGTCATCGTCAACGAGGCCGGAACCAAGAATCACGAAGCAAAGCTTGCCATCGCCTATGCGTGGATGAACCGAGTGGAGCAGTTTGGCGGCTCCCTCGAGCCGAATCCGCGCGAGGTTTCCCACTATCGAAAGCTCAGTGAGCGATGGGCGCAGTATGAGAAGGACCCTTCCAGCGCAAAGACTTTTCTCATTCAGTTCACGCAGAGTCTTCGTGCTGCCACCTCTCGGCTATCGGACCAGAATCCAAAAGCAAATGATCCGACTCGCGACAGTCACGGTAACGGCGCAACCCACTGGGTGAGTCCGGTAAAGGGCCCCAGGGGCCTCCCTGAGTACACGGGACAAGAGGATCGCTACTCGCGCGACTATGGTAAGTACAAGAACATGGCTTTCCCGCTTTGGTCGAAACCTGCACCTGGTGATAGAGCGAGCGTTCTCCCTGGGCCTGAGGAAATTGTAGCGCGCGGAGTTCCTGGTGAGGACTTTCTCTTTTATTCTGGGGTCCGCAGCAGAAGGAGGAAGGATTGA
- a CDS encoding response regulator yields MDLQLSDLDGLEVLRRSRGTPTRVIVVAGHRIIAAGAEAIHLGAINFVRKPVDAPALLPLIKDAIASRLAANHKATIGAAPLGMAAGHRP; encoded by the coding sequence CTGGATCTCCAGCTCAGCGATCTTGACGGCCTCGAGGTGCTCCGCCGCTCTCGAGGGACTCCCACCCGCGTGATCGTCGTCGCCGGCCACCGCATCATCGCCGCCGGCGCCGAGGCCATTCACCTCGGCGCCATCAACTTCGTCCGGAAGCCGGTCGACGCCCCTGCCCTCCTCCCGCTCATCAAGGACGCCATCGCCAGTCGGCTAGCGGCGAACCACAAGGCGACCATCGGCGCCGCCCCGCTCGGGATGGCGGCAGGGCACCGCCCTTGA